The sequence below is a genomic window from Nostoc flagelliforme CCNUN1.
GTCTTGCTTACCTAACTCACTAAACTAGTCATTAGTCATTAGTCATTAGTCATTGAATTATATTTAAAAGGACAGATGACCAATGACAAAGGACAGTCTTAGCGAAAAACCGTAAACCTCAGATTAGGAGACTGTGTGCCCCTGAGCGTTGAACTATACGTAGAGGATGATTTTTACGAGTTGTCCCCGACAACATCTGTAAAAATTGAGGACACTGATTCCCGAATTCCTCCTGAAACTTGGGAAAATTGGTTTAATCACTGGTTGGAAATACTTCACCCTCATATTCCGCCAGCGCCAAGCTATGAAATCGGGCTGCGTTTGACAAATGACTCGCAAATTCAAGAACTGAATGCCCAGTATCGTCAACAAAATAAGCCTACAGACGTTTTAGCCTTTGCTGCTTTGGAGGTGGATTTTCCTCAGAGCAAAGAGATGCTTGCTTCTGTACCATTATTATACCTAGGTGATATCATCGTGTCTGTAGATACAGCACAACGTCAAGCTCAACAGCAGGAGCATAGCTTACCCACTGAGCTAGCCTGGTTAGCTAGTCACGGTTTGTTACATCTCTTGGGCTGGGATCATCCTGATGAAGAAAGTTTGGGGCGAATGTTAAAACAGCAAGTGAGATTGCTGAATGCGGTAGGTATTCCTATTGACATAGAATAGCAGTAGCTCGTGTATTTCTATAGTGTTAATTTTGGGTAATACTTTTATAATACTTCTGTGGAAAATTGCTTAAAGATTACCTCAAAGTTAATTCCGCCATTCAAATCGGCGAATATTCCCACTGTAGCAACCCTGTTCTTGTGTTTTTAAGTCTATGTCCCAAAAAATTTCTCCATCACCAACGCCTACCTCGTTACAAACACTGGTGTCTAACGAACGGGAATTCTCCTGGAAAGTAGCCTCTAATTTATTTGTTAGTTTTAAATATGCCTGGGCTGGAATCAGCTATAGTTTTCAAACTCAACGCAATTTCCGCATCCACGTAAGTGTTTGCGCTTTAGCTATCGCTTTAAGCGTTTTTCTACATCTGCAAGCGGTAGAAATAGCGGTAATTGGTGTAACTAGTGGTTTAGTTTTGGCATTAGAGTTACTAAATACAGCGATCGAGTCTCTTGTAGACTTAACCGTTAAGCAGACATACCATGAATTGGCAAAAATTGCTAAGGATTGTGCGGCTGGTGCAGTGCTTGTCTCTGCTTTGGTAGCGGTGCTAGTAGCTGGTACGCTCCTGCTCCCTCCTCTGGTAAATTTAATTATATCGACTTTGTAGACTTGATTTACTCCGGCGTAGTCCAACCCAGGCATCGCCAAGTGAGCCGATAAACACTCTGTCTGATCCCCTAGAGAACACATTATAAGCAATTCAAAAGTGAGGCGATGTCTACGACGGGCTACGCCTACGTGCCAAGCATCCTGGCTAAAGGGTTACTTGGTAATTTTTAGCCGTCCACGTCAGCGTTATTTTTACACCTAGCGAACAAATTGCATAAGATATTTGTCTATGCTTATTTGTCTATGCTTTTTGTAACTGATGAGTGGTAAAAACCAGGAGTTATGAGCTTTGATTATAGTTATCGATAATTACGACAGTTTTACATATAATTTAGTGCAGTATCTGGGAGAATTGGCAGCAGAATTCCCAGTCGCAGATAATATTAAAGTTTTTCGTAACGACAAAATATCCATAGATGAAATTCAGGCATTAAAGCCCGAAGCCGTGGTTATTTCTCCTGGGCCTGGTCGCCCGGAAGATGCCGGTATTTCTTTAGAATTGATTGAACAGCTAGGACAAGAGTTGCCAATCTTGGGTGTTTGTTTAGGACATCAAAGCATCGGTCAAGTGTTCGGTGGTAAAATAATTCCTGCTCCAGAGTTGATGCATGGCAAAACCTCTCAGGTGTCTCACACTGGGGTGGGGGTTTTTCAAGGATTAGAAAATCCTTTAACCGCCACCAGGTATCATAGTTTGGTGATAGAACGTGAGACTTGCCCAGATGTGTTAGAAATCACCGCTTGGGTTGAAGATAACACCATTATGGGAGTGCGACACCGGAACTATCCTCACATTCAGGGCGTCCAGTTTCACCCAGAGAGTGTCCTGACATCTTCAGGGAAACAGTTATTGCGAAATTTTCTGGAACAGTTACAGTCGAGAGCATAATTAATGAAACGACGACAGTTGATGGGCTATGCTGGGGCGGGGTTAGTCACAGCTTTGGTTACTAACTTGGGTTCTGAATCTCAAGCTGACGCACAATCTAGCGGTTTATCAGTTCAGTGGTTGGGTCATACTTGCTTTCTTTTTACTGGTGGCGGTGCGAAAATTCTTGTCAATCCATTTCGGACAGCCGGTTGTACTGCTGGGTATCGTCAACCAAAAGTTGCAGCAGATTTAGTACTCATTAGCAGCCAATTGCTGGATGAAGGTGCTGTGGACGTATTACCAGGAAATGCAAAACTCATCTACGAACCAGGAGTTTATGAGTTCAAAGGCATTAAGTTTCAAGGAATTGCCATAGACCACGATCGCAAAGGTGGTAGACAGTTTGGTTCAAACACCGCTTGGAGTTGGAAGCAAGGCGGAATTAATATCCTACACTTAGGTGGAGCTGCTGCACCCATTTCCATTGAGCAAAAAATCTTGATGGGGCGTCCCGATGTAGGATTCATTCCAGTGGGAGGCAGTGCAAAAGCCTACAATGCTGAGGAAGCAAAGCAGGCTGTGCAAATCTTAAATCCCAAGATTGTGGTTCCAACCCATTACCGCACACAGGCCGCTGATGCTGCTAAGTGCGATATTTCACCACTCGATAATTTTCTGACCTTGATGCAAGGTATGACAGTGCGGCGTAGCAATGGAGATAGTATTTCCATTAGCCCTAAAGATTTGCCGGAAAATAGCGTGATTCAGGTTTTAAGTTACAAATTTTGAGTTACAAGTTTTGAGGAGCAGAGGAGTAGGGGAAGCAGTGGAAGATTTCTAACTCTTAACTCTTGTACAGACGCGATTAATCGCGTCTCTACTCCTAACTCCAGCTTTTAGAAGGTATACCACTGTGGGCCAAGCTTATCTGCGTCGCTGATGGGAGTCTCAACGGCTGTCGTCTCATTTATAGTCCAAATATTGTCTGTACCTGCTGTCTGGTCGCGCCAGTAGATGTCAGTCTTACCATCGCCGTTGAAGTCGCCAAGAGATGGTGTCAAGGCCGCGTTATTAGTCGGTAAGAAAGCTTCAGTAGCAACTGTTGTACCATCCATCAACCAAGCGGTGTTCGCACCTGTGGTTCCATTGTGCCAGAAGATATCGGTCTTGCCATCACCGTTGAAATCACCAATTTTGGAAGTCCAGGATGAGTCAAGTGTCCCTAGAGCGCCTTCTGTGACTAAGATGCCATTCATCGTCCAAACCTTGTTCTCACCTGTTTGAGCGTTTCTCCACAGCAAGTCAGTGCTTAAATCGCCGTTGAAATCGCCGACGCTATAAGTCCAGGCTGCGTCTTGTGATTGCAGTGCAAATTCAGTCTTTTGTGTACCATCCATAAACCAAGCGATGTTATCGCCAGTTGTCTGATTGCGCCAGAAGATGTCACTCTTGCCATTGCCGTCAAAATCAACAATGGTAGGAGTTAGTGCTGCGTCTGTTGTGTCTAGAACAGTTGCATTCAGAACAGTGGTGCCATCCATCTCCCAAATAGCGTTCTCACCAGTTGTAGCATTATGCCAGAAGATGTCGGTTTTGCGATCGCCGTTGAAATCGCCAATCTGAGGAGTCCAAGCTGGGTCAACGCTGGTTAGAGAAGCCGCATTAGCAACTTTTGTGCCATCTATTAGCGCAATGCTATTCTCACCAGTTGTCTTATTGCGTAATAAGAAGTCGGTTTTGCCATCAGCATTGAAATCGGCAATTTTGTAATCATAGGCAGATATGTCAAAATTACCTAGAGAACCCTGTTCAACAACTTTTGTTCCATCCATCAACCGAATGATAATCTCACCGGTTGTAGAATCGACCCAAACTTTGTCCGTTTTGCCATCACCGTTAAAGTCAGGAACAATCGCCGCACTGGTTAAGTAAGGATTAGGATTGGGATTTGCTGACACCACCGCAGATGATTGTAGTTGTGAAGAACTCTTACTCCCAGAAAGTGAACCAAGAGAAATTAAAGAATCTAAATTATCAAAATTAGATGCTAATTGGCGTGATTTTTGGAAAGATTCTGATGCCCATCCAGATATATTCAAAGACAAGTCTGAGGAACTTTTACTTTCAAACATGGTGATTTTTTATTACTGGGTGTTATCTTTTTTTAACTTTATTTTGCAGCCTGTTTCTGTAACCAAATAACATTTAACAGCTTTTAAATATTTCTTTATAACTATTTTTTTTGCTTAATATCAGTCTTTGAAGACAAAGTTGTATTTGTTTTAAATGATTTATGAAAAAATTTCAAGTGCCATCTAAACAATTAGAAAATATTTTATGTATGTGATGATTTATAAATAAAAGTAGGTTATGTTTTTCCGTTTTATTCAAGTTTTGATGACTTGAGTAGAAACAAATATTGGCTAAAATAACTTAGATTAGCAACTACCGAGAAGCACCATCTGTGCATCCTCTGGTTGTCAAAAGTGTAAAATAACACAATGCTTTCATAAATACATCAACTATGCAAACAGAATATCAGCAGCGTCGTGAGCAGTTAATGGCAAAAATTGGTGATGGCACAGCCATTTTTCGCAGTGCGCCAATGGCAGTAATGCACAACGATGTCGAGTATGTTTATCGCCAAGACAGTGATTTTTTTTACCTGACTGGTTTTAACGAACCACAGGCTGTTGCAGTGTTAGCGCCGCATCATTCAGAACATCGATTTGTGCTGTTTGTCCAACCGAAGGATCGCGAAAAAGAAGTATGGACTGGTTATCTTTCAGGGGTAGATGCAGCCAAAGAAATTTATGGTGCTGATGAAGCGTACCCCATTAGCGAGTTAGATGAAAAGTTGCCACAGTATTTGGAAAAAGCCAGCCGGATTTATTATCACTTAGGACGCGATCGCACTTTTAATGACCAAATCCTCCGACATTACCAAAGTTTACTGCGGACTTATCCTAAACGCGGTACTGGGCCGATCGCCATTGAAGATACTGGCCCTGTTCTCAACAGCATGAGACTAATCAAAAGTGAAGCTGAATTGGAATTGAT
It includes:
- a CDS encoding anthranilate synthase component II, with product MIIVIDNYDSFTYNLVQYLGELAAEFPVADNIKVFRNDKISIDEIQALKPEAVVISPGPGRPEDAGISLELIEQLGQELPILGVCLGHQSIGQVFGGKIIPAPELMHGKTSQVSHTGVGVFQGLENPLTATRYHSLVIERETCPDVLEITAWVEDNTIMGVRHRNYPHIQGVQFHPESVLTSSGKQLLRNFLEQLQSRA
- the ybeY gene encoding rRNA maturation RNase YbeY, which encodes MSVELYVEDDFYELSPTTSVKIEDTDSRIPPETWENWFNHWLEILHPHIPPAPSYEIGLRLTNDSQIQELNAQYRQQNKPTDVLAFAALEVDFPQSKEMLASVPLLYLGDIIVSVDTAQRQAQQQEHSLPTELAWLASHGLLHLLGWDHPDEESLGRMLKQQVRLLNAVGIPIDIE
- a CDS encoding FG-GAP repeat domain-containing protein, whose protein sequence is MFESKSSSDLSLNISGWASESFQKSRQLASNFDNLDSLISLGSLSGSKSSSQLQSSAVVSANPNPNPYLTSAAIVPDFNGDGKTDKVWVDSTTGEIIIRLMDGTKVVEQGSLGNFDISAYDYKIADFNADGKTDFLLRNKTTGENSIALIDGTKVANAASLTSVDPAWTPQIGDFNGDRKTDIFWHNATTGENAIWEMDGTTVLNATVLDTTDAALTPTIVDFDGNGKSDIFWRNQTTGDNIAWFMDGTQKTEFALQSQDAAWTYSVGDFNGDLSTDLLWRNAQTGENKVWTMNGILVTEGALGTLDSSWTSKIGDFNGDGKTDIFWHNGTTGANTAWLMDGTTVATEAFLPTNNAALTPSLGDFNGDGKTDIYWRDQTAGTDNIWTINETTAVETPISDADKLGPQWYTF
- a CDS encoding MBL fold metallo-hydrolase translates to MKRRQLMGYAGAGLVTALVTNLGSESQADAQSSGLSVQWLGHTCFLFTGGGAKILVNPFRTAGCTAGYRQPKVAADLVLISSQLLDEGAVDVLPGNAKLIYEPGVYEFKGIKFQGIAIDHDRKGGRQFGSNTAWSWKQGGINILHLGGAAAPISIEQKILMGRPDVGFIPVGGSAKAYNAEEAKQAVQILNPKIVVPTHYRTQAADAAKCDISPLDNFLTLMQGMTVRRSNGDSISISPKDLPENSVIQVLSYKF
- a CDS encoding diacylglycerol kinase family protein, translated to MSQKISPSPTPTSLQTLVSNEREFSWKVASNLFVSFKYAWAGISYSFQTQRNFRIHVSVCALAIALSVFLHLQAVEIAVIGVTSGLVLALELLNTAIESLVDLTVKQTYHELAKIAKDCAAGAVLVSALVAVLVAGTLLLPPLVNLIISTL